CGTCGTTCATGCGCAGGTCGGGCTTGGGATAGACCAGCACCACGCGGCCGAGCGTCCCGTCCTTTTCCCTGAGCTTGAGAAGCTGCTTTTCGGGAACGCGCTCGCAGTCTTCAGCCGAAGTGTCCTGCGCACTGCCATTCACCGCAAACTGGTCCTCGCAGATGGGTTTGAGGTTGAGGGTTTCGCGAATCTCTTCGATCTTCTCGCGCTGGCTCTGGCTCATCCAGCCGATGGGCTGGGTGTCGATGCGCTTCTTGATGCGCTCGATGACCTTGAGTTTGTCTTCCTGCTCTTCGGGCACCAGCGAGCCCAGCCACCACACGCGGTCGATGGTGCTGGTATCGCTCTCACGTTTTTTCTCGTAGGCGGCCGCCACATCGGCGCTCTGCTCCGCCGAATCGGTGAGCACCACCTGGGGCGCGCTGCCGCCCGAGCCGAAGGCGATCGTGCGAGCCTGAATGGCCCCGTTGATCTCCGGCGCGGTCCACATCTGGGCGCGCAGCTTGCCAAAATCGTATTCAAAGGGATCGGCCAGCAACCGCGCGGTGAACAGCACCGCCACCACCGTGAGCGCGACCGCCGTCCAGATGATCGGCTTGGGGTGGCGCTCGCAGAGCTCGGCTATTTGGCGGCTGCCCAGGTAGCCGTCGCTGACCTGCTCGTTGGTGAACTTGGTAACGAAGGGGCGGATGCGCTCGGAAAAGGCCAGCAGTGCCGGCACCAGCGCAAAGCAGCACGCCCAGCAGATGAGCATGCCGATGCCGCCCATGAAACCGAACTGGGAGAAGCCCTTGAACGCGGCGATGAGCAGCACGCCGTAGGCCACCGAAGTCGCCATGGCCGCCGTGAGCGTCGCACCGGCGGTATTTTCCGTGGCAACGAGGAGCGACTCGCGCGGGTCCTTCCCGCTGCGCCGTTCTTCGAGATATCTCGCCATGAAGATCAGCGAGAAGTTGATCCCGTTGCCGATGATGATGGAGCCCAGGAAGGCCGTCTGCTGGTTGAGATACCCGATGTGAAAATACGTGATGGCAAAGGTCCAACTGATCGCCACCAGCACGGAGATTCCCATGAACACCACGGGACGGAAACGGCGGAAATACAGAAAGATCACCAGGCATACCAGGAATATCGTGAGCCCTGCGGTCTGCACCGCCTCTTCGATGATCAGCCGGTACTGGAAGCGCCGCGAGTACAGACCGCCCCACTGGTAGAGTTCCATCTGCCCGGGCTCGAGGGAATCGAAGATTTCCTGCACCCTTGATTCAAAGCGGTCGGTGAACGAGAGCGAACCGCCGCTGACGGCCACCTCCACGCTGATCCCCAGGAAGGTCCCTGCCCGGTTGGTGATGTAGTCGTCGCGGTTTCGCGGCTGACTCATGTCGATGGTGGCGTTGTAGCTCTCGAAGATCTCGTCGACGGGGGCGGGTTTCTCGCTGAAATGGAAGCACCAGGGGCTCTCCTCGCAGCGCTCCCACGCCATGATTTCCTCGTTGCGCTCGCCCATCTCCACCATGACCCCCAGCGGGACCATGACCTCGAACTGGACGTTGTGGGCCGAGCCCTTGTAGCGCCGGCGGTATTTTTCCTCGATGTCCTCGGTCGTGAATTCGGGCTTGTCGTCGATCGAGACACAGAACGGACTCTTGTTGCACTTCTCCCAGGTGATGCGGCGCTTCAGGCGCTTGTCCACCTCTTTGAGGTCCGCAAGGTCGACGTAGAGGAACTTGTGCTCGTCAAAGAAGCGATCGTCGGCAGTGCGGCGATATTTGATCTCGCGAATGGAGAGTTCGTCCTTGTGCTTTTCCAGCTCGGCAACAAAGCGCTCGACAAAGGCCTTGTTCTTCTCGAAATCCTCGCCGCCGACGACGAGCTGCATCTCCGTCGCGCCGCCGTAGCGCTGTTTGAGCGTCTCGAAGTCCTGCTTGCTGCGATCGGAATCGGGAAGGAGCGTGGCAAAGTCGGTGCGCACGTCCTGGAAGAGAAGATAGGTGTAGTAACTGCTGAGCGCCGTGAGGGCGAAGACCACGGCAATGACGATGGCGTAGTGATCGTGGGACCAGCCCACCCATCGGACGAGCAATTCTCGCAGGCGCAGCCGCCAGGATGAATTGTCCTCGTTGGAGCGGGTCATGGCTGCCTCGAAGCGCGGGGTTCAGTGCGGGCGGGCCGCAACCCGGGTCTCCGAACTAGATGAGGCCGCGGCGCTGGCGAACCTGACGGAGCACGCGGTTGTATTCGATCTGCCACTCGGGCGTGCCTTCCTTGAGGTTGCGCATCTTGGTACGCACTTCCTTGTCCAGGTCGGCTTCGTTCACCATGTTGTCGCGGAAGATGTTGACGATCTTGCGCCGCAGGATGTTGTCGGCGACGTAGACCTCTTCAACGTGATCGGAAATCATGAAACTCTCGATGATCTGACCGGCCATCCAGAACAGGCCATCGTCACCGGTGGGGAACTTCTTTTCTTCGGCCAGCTCGCGCTTGGTCTTGGCGAACTCGCTGTAGCCCAGGCCGCGCGCCTCCATCAGCTCACGGGTCTCTTCGAGAAGCTCCGATTCCTGGCGCAGATACTCCCCCACGATGGCGCGGATGTCGAGCTCCACGTCGTCAACGGCGGTGCGTTCGACATCGATGTCACCGTCGGAGATCAGGCTGGAGACGATCTTGCTGGCGATAACGGGAATTCGGGATCGATAGAGTCGCATGGTTTTCTCGGTTCGTGCGGCAGCCTCTTTGGCCCGCTCGGGTGCGCCTGGCGCGGAGATCCCTTTCGGGCGAAAGGTAGCGCACTCTAGGCCGAGGCCGCCGGGTTGTCAAAATCCCCGGGCATTTCACGCACTTACCACCGACCCGGGGTTGCCAAGCCCCTCGCTTTCATGGGAAAATGAACGCCTAACATGAATGTCACCGGTCCGCAGGAGGGGATGGGCCGGATTATCCCACGCAAGCCAGAGAGGAGCAGCAAGAGCGCTGCCATGCCTTTGCCTTCCCAGAACATGCCCACGGCCTATTGTCCCGCCTGCGACGCCGACGTGGAGGTCTTCATCATCCTCGACAAGGGCTCGGAGGTGATGAATTGCGCGCGCTGCTCCCGCAAGCTCATCCCCGGCATGACCCGGGAGGATTACCAGAGCCTGCCCGCCCAGAAACGGGCGGCTGCCGACGCAGCAGCCGCCGCGGCCGCGGCCGAAGAACACGACAAGGAAGACGAATTCCTGGCCGAGCTGGCCTCGGTCATGGACACCCCTGCCCAGGCCGAAGCAGTCGAGGAGCTCCAGCCCGTCGAGGCGGAGGTCTACTACGACGGCGCGCTGGGCACCGTGCTGGTGGCCGACGATGAGAAGCTCGTGCGCAGCGTCATCGGCGAGATCTTTCTCGACCAGGGCGTCGCCAGCGAGATCGTCTACTGCGGCAACGGCGGCGAGGTGGTCAAGGAATTTACCAAGCTCGCAGGCCAACCCGTGGGCCTGCTCGTGCTCGATCTTGAAATGCCGATTCTCAACGGCCTGCAGACGGCCATGGCTGTGCGCAAGCTCGAACAGGCCAGGTCGCTGAGCCCCGTGCCCATTCTCTTTTTCTCCGGGCGCAAGCGTGAAAAGCGCCTCGACGAGGCCATGCGCAAGCTCGGCCCCTCGATGTACATGTTCAAGGGCGGCGACCACACCGACACCGATCCCCGGCACGTTCTTGCCGGCCGCGTGCGCAAGGTGGTCAAGCTGCTCATGCGCGAGATGCAACGGTGAGCGTTCCCGAGATCCACAAGCTGCGCCACCGCACGGTGGAGGTCTGGGCCCACGGGATCCTCTACAAGGGCGTTCTGGACGGGGTCGACGAGGAGAGCGTCTACCTCAAGGGCATCACCTGCTACCACACCATCCCGCTTGATCGCGTGACGGTCATCCGGCTTCCCGGCGAAGGGCGGTTCCAGCTTCGTCACCGCGCAAGCGGGCTGAGCGCCGAATTCTTTGCCTTTCAGCCTGGCGAGGAAGACGAAGTCGAATCCGAGTGGGATGCCTCCGACGCCCATGAGCCGCCGACCGCCCCGGCCGGGAATCCCGACCCCGAATCGGGGGATTGATCCACTTATACGCCGCGAGTAGCCTTGGAGGGTTGGAACTTCGGGGTACGGCCGGGCCTTTAAGAGCGTCGGGCCGTTTGGATGAGGGTATGGTTTCCGAGCAAGAGTCGATCTTTGGGCTGACCGCCGTGTGCTGCGCGACCGGGATTTACCTGGCCATCGCGCTGGTCCGGGCCGAGGCCCGGCGCCTTCGCGAGCCCACGGAGGCCGAAAAGCCCTACGCCAGCAATGAGCGCTTTCTGCGACGGCTGGTGGGTTCGCTGATCATCGGCGCCCTGATGGTGATGATTCTCTTTGGCGTCTACGCCATCGATTTTTCGGGCCGGCCCGTACTGGCGATTCTTTACTGGGGAAGTTTCTGCGCGCTGGTTCTGCTCATGATGTTCATCGGCCTGGTCGACCTGCTCGACACGCGACGCATCGCGCATCTTGAGCACAGCCGGGCCCTCCAGCGCCTCATCGAGGAGGCCCGCAAGGCCGAGGCACGCAGGGCGGGCGATCAGGCCCAACGACAATAAAGCGCATTGGGCTCCGCGGGGAGGAGCTGGGGGAGTTCATGGAAGTATTGCTGTCCATTGATCAGGGCACGACCGGCACGACCGTGCTCGCACTGACCGAGGACCTTCGGGTTCTGGGTCGCACCAACATCGAGTTCAAACAGATCTATCCGCGTCCGGGCTGGGTCGAACACGATCCCATGGAAATCTGGGATTCGGTCGTCAAGGCAAGCCGCACGGTGATCAACCAGCTTCCCTCGGGTGCCCGCGTCGATGGCATCGGCATCACCAACCAGCGCGAGACCGTGGTCCTGTGGGACCGCAAGACGCTTGAACCCGTCTGCAATGCCATCGTCTGGCAGGACCGGCGCACCGCGCCCGATTGCGAGCGCCTGCGCGCGGCCGGGCACGAAAAAGACATCCGCCGCATCTCGGGCCTGCTGCTCGATCCCTATTTCTCGGGAACCAAGGTGGCCTGGCTGCTCAAGAACGACTCGACGCTTGCCAAGCGCGCCCGCGAGGGGCACATCGCCTTCGGAACGATCGACTCGTGGCTCATCGCCAAACTCACCAATGGCGAATCCCATGTGACCGACTACACCAATGCGTCCAGGACGCTGTTCTTCAACATCCGCAAGCTGGCCTGGGACACCGATCTGCTCAAGCTCTTCAAGATCCCGGCCACCATCCTGCCCGAGGCACGCCCCAACGTGAGCGACTTCGGCTGGACAAAGGGCGCGGGCTTCGTCAAGGACGGCACGCCCATTACCGGCGTCGCGGGCGACCAGCAGTCGGCCCTCTTCGGGCAGGCCTGCTTTGAGGTCGGCGCGGCCAAGAGCACCTACGGCACCGGCGCCTTCGTGCTGATGAACACGGGCGACAAGCCCATTCGCAGCAAGTCCCGCATGCTCACCACCGTGGCGTGGAATCTCGACGGCAAGAAGACGACCTACGCCCTCGAAGGCTCGGCCTTCATCGCCGGCGGCGCGGTGCAGTGGATTCGCGACGGCCTGGGCCTGATCAATGCCGCGCGCGAGATCGAGGCGCTCGCCAACGAAGTGCCCGACTCGGGTGAGGTGGTCTTTGTCCCCGCCCTCTCGGGCCTTGGCGCCCCTCACTGGAATCCCGACGCCCGCGGCCTGATCTGCGGAATCACCGGCGGCACCACCCGCGCGCACATCGCGCGCGCCACCCTCGAGGGCATCGCCTTCCAGGTGGCCGACCTGCTCACCGCCATGGAGGCCGACTCCAAGATCAAGCTCAAGGAGATCAAGGTCGATGGCGGCGCATGCGCGAACAACCTGCTCATGCAGTTCCAGTCCGACATCGTCGGTCGCAAGGTCGTGCGCCCCGAAATGATCGAGACCACGGCGCTGGGCGCCGCCTTCCTGGCGGGCATCGGCATCGGCATGTGGAAGGACACCAGCGCGGTCAAGAAGCTCTGGAAGCAGGACAAGGTGTTTACGCCCAAGTTCTCCGCCAGAGAGCGCAACACGCGCCTGGAACGCTGGCACAACGCGGCCAGGCGCGCCTAGGACGCGGGACACCGGCGCTTTTCGGCAAGCGATCGAGCGTCTACAAAACCTCTCGTAACTTCCCATCGCGCACGTGCACCTGCACGTGCGCGTGTACGAGGACTCTCCGTGACACTACGCGAACAACTCGAAGCCGACGGCGCAACCATCATCGAGCGCGCGGGCGTGCCCGTCGCAATCGACTTTGGCGAGAGCGCGGCCGAGGTGCGCGCCGCCCGCGAGGGCGCCGCGCTCTTCGATCTCTCCCATCGCCGCCTGCTGGAGGTAAGCGACGAGGATCGCGAGCGCTTCCTCTCGGGCATGGTCACCCAGGAAATCAAGAACCTCGCCCCCGGGCAGGGCGTCTACACGCTCATCTGCAATGTGATGGGCAAGGTGCTCGCCGACTGCCGCGTGTGGGTTGAAGCCGAACACTACCTCGTCGAGTCCGATCCCGAGGTGGCGCCAAAGGTCTTCGAGACCCTCGATCACTACATCATCGCCGACTACGTCGAGCTCGAAGACTGCTCGGAGCGCTACAGCATCCTGCACCTGACCGGAGCCAAAGCGGCCGAGGTAACCGGCTCGCTGGGCATCGCGCTTCCGGTCAAGCAGAGCACACTCGAAGAAGTGGATATTGACGGCCAGCGCGTGCGCGTTGCCCAGGTCGAGCGGCTCGGCCAGAGCGGCATCGACCTGTGGTGCTCTCGCGAGGGTGCATTCAAAGTCTGGGGCGCGCTCAAGGACGCGGGCGCCCATCCCGCCGGCGAGAGCGCGTGGAACCTGCTGCTTCTCGAAAACGGCCTGCCCCGCTACGGCACCGACTTCACCGACGCCAACCTCCCCCAGGAGGCCGGGCTCTTCAAGGCCTTCTCCACGACCAAGGGCTGCTACATCGGGCAGGAAGTCATCTGCAAGATCCAGAGCTACGCCCACGTGAGCAAGCACCTGGTGGGGCTCGAAATTGAAGGCGACATCCCGCCCGCGGGCGCCAGCCTCCAGGTCGGCGGCAAGGAGGCCGGCACGCTCACCCAGGCGGCGGCCTCCCCCACGCTGGGAACCGCCATCGGGCTGGGCTATGTGAGGCACGCCCTCTTTGAGGGCGAGAATCCCCCCGCCGAAGTGGAAATCACCTGGGAGGGCGGCGCCGCCAAGGCCAGGACGCACGTGGGGGCCTTTGTGGAGGGGTAGAGGATATTTGCCCCTCAGAGGCAACTTCGCCCCACCTGCCACCGCGACAATTCGACAGCCTAACCATCATCTGACCGTGCACGAGCACGTGCACGTGCTCGTGCACGGTGAGAAACTTGGAGCTTCGCGACCCCAGTTGACACACATGGCCGTTTTGGCCTGCGGCGCAATCTCTTGATCCTCCTTATTTGATTCCCGCCCCCGCCTGACCTACATAGGGGCCGCATCAGGATTCGGAGCGGTCACTTGAGGGCGGCCTCCCCGAGAACCCCTCCGAGAGGCTGCCGCTTCGTGCTCCACTACTTCCGAGACTTCAAACGCCTGAGCTTCAAGCAGATTGTCATTGTCTGGGTCGTGCTGTTCGTCTTTTTGGTGGGCGGCGGCATGGTGCTCGATGCCTTCCGGCCCGACCATCTGCTCTTCATCTTCACCCTGGGCATCATGGCCAGCCTGCTGCTCGGCAAGAGCCGCTCGCGCCAGTTCCTCAAGGACTGGACGCCGTGGTTTGCCTTCTGGCTGGCCTACGACATGCTGCGCGGCGTGGCCGACCAGGTCCGCCAGATCAACATCCAGAACGTCTACGACTTCGAGCACGCCCTCTTTGGCTGGGCCTTCCCCAGCAGCGCCTTCTCCCAGGACGTGTGGGACCGCGTGTTCGTGAAATCCCACCAGTGGGTGGGCTACCTGCAGGAACACATGGTTCCGCCGCTGTGGTTCCAGGGATTCAAGATCGCCCACGAGGGCGCCTGGTATGTGGCCACCCTCGACGCGATCACCGGCACCTTCTACAGCATCCACTTCTTCATCCCGTGGATCCTGGCCGCGCTGTTCTGGGGCGTGCGCAATGATCGCAAGATGTTCTTCCGCTACACCTACGCCATTGCGATTCTCAATGCCCTGGCACTGATTACCTTCGTGATCTTTCCGGCAGCGCCGCCCTGGTATGTGCTGGGTTACGGATTCCATCAGCCCGGCAATGAGTTCCTCGTGCAGGGCGCGGCCGGCGGCATGGTCAAGCTCGACCGCCTGTTGGGCATCGAGTTCTTCGCCAAGGTCTGGACCAACATGAATCCCAACCGCTTCGCGGCGGTCCCCTCGCTCCACGGCGGGCACTCGCTCATCGTTGCGATCTTCGCCACCATCGGCCTCAAGCACTGGGGCAAGAAGCGCTACCTGTTCTGGATCTACCCGGTGGGCATGTGGTTCTCGGCCTTCTACCTGAACCACCACTACATCATCGATCCCCTGCTGGCGAGCGTGTACATCGGGATCGGCATCCTGATTACCGAAAAGCTCGTCTACCCCCACTGGATTCGCAAATACCTGCTCGATCGCGAGGAACTCTCCCCCGAAGAACAGGCCCAACTACCCCCGCTGCCCGAACCGCCCGACCACGACGAGAACGCCCCGCCCACGCCCGAAGGGGCGTGAGCGATGGGCTGGGCAAGCCAAGCCTCTACCGGCATCCCGTAGGGGTTTGGTTTACCCAACCCATGTATGAACCGCCTGTGCGCGGTTCTCTCATTTCCCGATACAGAATTCCCCGAAGATGAGCCCGAGGATCTCGTCGCTGGTGGTCTCACCGGCGATTTCGGCGAGGTCTTCGAGCGCGGCGCGCAGTTCGATGCTGGCGAGCTCGGGGGCCTGCTGCTCGCGCAGCAGCGCGGCGGCGCGGGTGAGGTGATCGGCCGCGGCGCCCACCGAGGCGCGGTGGCGCTCGCGGGTAAGCAGGACGCGCTCGCCCTCGTCTTCGCGGCCCAGGCGGCTGGCCAGCAGCGCGCGCAGCTCGGCGAGGCCCTCGCCGGTGGCCACGGAGATCGCCGCGTCCGAGCCATCCACCGGCGCGGCGCCGTGCAGGTCCATCTTGTTGCTCACCACGATGAGCCTGGGGTCGCGCGCCGCGATGAGCGCGCGCGATTCCTCGCAGAGGGGCATGCTGGCATCGACGAGCAGGAGGAGCAGATCGGCCTCTTCAATGGCCTTGCGTGAGAGCGCCACGCCCACCCCCTCGACGCCGCCGGCCTCGCGAAGACCCGCCGTGTCAACCAGGCGCACGGGGAAGCCCTCGATCTCGCACCACTCTTCGAGCCTGTCGCGCGTCGTGCCCGGCTCGCCGTGGACGATGGCGCGGTCCTCGGAAAGCAGCGCGTTGAACAGGCTCGACTTGCCCGCGTTGGGCGCACCAACAAGCGCGACCCGCGCCCCCTCGCGCAGCAACCTGCCCGTTCGGTAGCCGATCATCAGCTCTTCGAGCGCCGCGCGTACGCGCTCAATCTCCGCGGCGGCGGCCTCGAGCCCCGGCGCGCCGGCGTCCTCTTCAACGAAGTCGATTTCCACTTCGACGTGGGCCAGCGCGCGGCGAAGGGATTGCCCCAGCTCCCCGATCTTTTCCGAGAGCGTCCCGCGTAGCACTTCGAGCGCCTGCCGCCGCGCGCGATCGGTGCGCGCGGCGATGAGGTCGGCAACGGCCTCGGCCTGTGCCAGATCGATACGGCCATTCAAGTACGCGCGCTCGGTGAACTCACCCGGACGCGCCTGCCGGGCGCCGGCGCTCATGGCCAGGGCAACAATGCGCGAGAGAATGAGGGGCGAGCCGTGGGCCTGAATCTCGGCCACGTCCTCACCCGTGTAGGAATGCGGCCCGCGCATGAGCGCAGCCATCACTTCATCGACTGAATCACCCGAGTCCGGGTCGATCACGCGGCCCGGGTAGAGCCGGTGGCTCTCAAGCGACTCGACCTTCGCGTTGGGAACGAAAAGCGTGGCGAGAATGCCCGCCGCCTCCGGGCCCGAAAGCCGCACCACGCCGATGCCGCCCATGCCCGGGGCGGTGGCGATGGCGACAATGGTGCTCTGTGACTCGTGCATGGCGGCTCACTTCCGGCCCTCGTGATAGAGCCCATTGCCCTGCCGCGGCAAGGGCCCGGCACTTCGGATTTCCCCCAGGAAATGCCGCGCCGCGGCGGCGCGGGGGCCGCGCCCTGCCCTTCGCGGGGATTCTCCCAACAATTTCAATAGCTTGAACCGGTGGAAGAGAGCGCCCCACTCGGGTAGACTTGGGCAGTTGGCGCCCGCACGGAGCCCAGGGGATGGGTCCGTACCGTGAGGGTGCGCCCCGGGCGCCACAAAGAGCCGGATGAAACGAAGAAACATCGAAGAGCTGCGCGAGCAAGACCTCGCTGACGGCACCTATTTGATCGCACGAAAATCCCTGGCCACCACCAAGCACGGAAAGCCCTACCTGAAGGTCAAACTCCAGGACCGCACGGGCGAACTTGAAGCACGGGTCTGGGACAATGCCGACGCGATCAGCGCCCAGTTCAACGAGGGCGAAGTCGCGCGCGTGCGCGGCACGGTGGAGTCTTTTGCCGGCACGCTGCAGGCCAAGCTCGACGACATCCGCGCCGTCCCGGCCGAGGACGTCGACCCCAGCGCCTTCCTACCCGTCACCCGCCACAGCGTCGAGGAAATGTGGGACCGCCTGCAAGCGGTGATCGAGGACATGCGCGACCCGTGGGTCAAGAAAGTCCTGCGCAAGATCTTTGACGATGAAGACCTGCAGGCGCGCTTCAAGCGCGCGCCCGCCGCCATGGGCATTCACCACCCGTGGATCGGCGGGCTTCTCGAACACGTGCTGAGCCTGGTCTACCTGGCCAAGCGCGTGTGCCCCCACTACCCGCACATCGATGAAGACCAGGTGGTTTTCGGCGCAATCATGCACGACCTCGGCAAGATCTATGAGCTGAGCTACGAGACGAGCTTCAACTACACCGACGAGGGGCGCCTGGTGGGCCACCTGGTTACCGGCGCGATTCTTACCGACCGCGCTGTGCGCGAGCTCGAGGGATTCCCGCGCGAGCTGGAGCTGCGGCTCAAGCACATCCTGCTGGCTCACCACGGCACCTACGAGTTCGGCTCCCCCAAGATTCCCCAGACCCTCGAGGCCGAGCTCCTGCACCGGCTCGACGACATGGATTCCAAGATTACGACCATGACCCAGTATCTGGAGAAGGGCTCCAGCGACGGGAGCAACTGGACCGAGTATGCGCGCTCCATGGGCCGCTCCTTCTTCATCGGCGAGAAAGGCCCGATCCAATGGGCCGATCACGTGGTGGAGCTTCCCGCCGAGGGCGGCGCCGCGCAGGCAACGCCGCCTCCCAAGGCGGACAAGCAAACCAAACCGGCACCTGTCAGCGAAAAGAGCGCAAGCAAGAACAAGGCTGCCGGCACGCCGGCAGGGGGCGACGACACCCTCGACCTGTTCGGCCGCCGGCGCGGATCGAACTAGCCGGGAAGCGTTTCAGAGGCGATGGAACCAAACCCCCAGGCACAAAGCGAAGCACCGAGCGCAACTCCGGCGTTCGGCCGCTATCGCATTGTCAAAAAGATCGCTTCGGGCGGTATGGGAGAGATCTATCTGGCCTCGCTTGAGCGCGAGGAAGGTTTTTCCAAGCAGGTCGTCATCAAGAAGCTCCTGCCCTCGCTCTCGCGCAATCCCGCCTTCGTTTCCATGTTCAACAACGAGGCACGGCTCGCGGCCCAGCTCTCGCACACCAACGTCATCCAGATCTTCGACTTCGGCCGGATGGAAGACACCCAGTTCATCGCCATGGAATGGGTGCACGGCGAGAACCTGGGCGACGTGCTCAGCGCGGCGAAGGAACGCAAGGCGCCCATTCCGCTCCGCGTGGCGCTCGACGTGGCGCTCGGCGTGCTGCGCGGTCTGGACTACGCCCACCGCAAGCTGGGCCCCAAGGGCGAGCGCCTCGACCTCATCCACCGCGACATCGCTCCCAAGAACATCCTGCTCTCCTACGAAGGAGACGTGAAGATCATCGACTTCGGCCTGGCCAAGGCCGCTGCCGCTTCCGACGCCACCGAGGGCGGCGCCCTCAAGGGCTCCTACTGCTACATGTCGCCCGAGCAGGTTGGCGGGCGCGCCATGGACGCGCGCTCGGATCTCTTCTCGATCGCGCTCGTGCTCTTCGAAATGATCCGCGGCGAGCGCCTCTATCCGGCCGAGCTTGGCCTGCGCCCGCTGCTCGAAGCCATACACAAGGGCGACCTCTCCCACTGGACCGACAAGGGACGCGACCCCTTCGGCGAGCTGCCCGGCGGCCTGGGACAGATTCTCCAGAAGGCGCTGGCAAAAGAACCGGCGGCGCGTTTCCAGACCGCGCGTGAATTCATCGAGGCACTCGAGGGTTTCATTCGCGAAAGCAATGGCTCACTGCCCGAGGGATCGGTGCGCGAGTATCTGCATGCGCTCTATTCTGAAAAGATCGCGAGTGACACGCCCAGCGCCGCCAGCGAGGCGGGCTTCGACCGCACGCGCGTGAACTCGGGCGCCCAGCAGGCGCTCGCCCAGGCGAGCGCGCAGGAACAGGCCAAGACCAGGCGGCGCAGCAGCCGCGCGAGCAGCCTGCTGTTCAACCTGCTGGCGCTGACCATCATCGTGGCGATTGTCGCCGGCGGCGGCATTCTGGCCTACCACTTCTGGTGGAAACCCGCGCAGATCGCCAAGACGCTGGGCGCGGTGCGCATCGTCACCGACCCGCCCGACGCAACGATTCTCTATGACGGA
The Chrysiogenia bacterium genome window above contains:
- a CDS encoding HD domain-containing protein gives rise to the protein MKRRNIEELREQDLADGTYLIARKSLATTKHGKPYLKVKLQDRTGELEARVWDNADAISAQFNEGEVARVRGTVESFAGTLQAKLDDIRAVPAEDVDPSAFLPVTRHSVEEMWDRLQAVIEDMRDPWVKKVLRKIFDDEDLQARFKRAPAAMGIHHPWIGGLLEHVLSLVYLAKRVCPHYPHIDEDQVVFGAIMHDLGKIYELSYETSFNYTDEGRLVGHLVTGAILTDRAVRELEGFPRELELRLKHILLAHHGTYEFGSPKIPQTLEAELLHRLDDMDSKITTMTQYLEKGSSDGSNWTEYARSMGRSFFIGEKGPIQWADHVVELPAEGGAAQATPPPKADKQTKPAPVSEKSASKNKAAGTPAGGDDTLDLFGRRRGSN
- a CDS encoding serine/threonine protein kinase, whose product is MEPNPQAQSEAPSATPAFGRYRIVKKIASGGMGEIYLASLEREEGFSKQVVIKKLLPSLSRNPAFVSMFNNEARLAAQLSHTNVIQIFDFGRMEDTQFIAMEWVHGENLGDVLSAAKERKAPIPLRVALDVALGVLRGLDYAHRKLGPKGERLDLIHRDIAPKNILLSYEGDVKIIDFGLAKAAAASDATEGGALKGSYCYMSPEQVGGRAMDARSDLFSIALVLFEMIRGERLYPAELGLRPLLEAIHKGDLSHWTDKGRDPFGELPGGLGQILQKALAKEPAARFQTAREFIEALEGFIRESNGSLPEGSVREYLHALYSEKIASDTPSAASEAGFDRTRVNSGAQQALAQASAQEQAKTRRRSSRASSLLFNLLALTIIVAIVAGGGILAYHFWWKPAQIAKTLGAVRIVTDPPDATILYDGKPLSLTSPATIERFPVGSEHVIRVEKTGYQPMERRVGLDKGGGAPVLQQFTLARSVGQVFLTTNPPGATVKLDGTQLAGKTPVLLEQVEVGVEHSLEITLDKHRDEPINFVIESPDRTQRFTLDMVPLRAGLSINSRPRGVPVFINGERRGKTPFNTTHVEIGEKLSVRLKKAGYAGEVQNLTVKSGPNNLNFNLEPLVVETRLRSKGAVEVLLNDKAVPSNPIRLSVGNHLIRVRVKDADEEFRLRIKVHEHARRPNGLVLEANADARPWAKVKTESGKKSSDELTTPVSGIVFGKGPGRLLAALPGGARLELSFEVP